Genomic DNA from Nitrosarchaeum koreense MY1:
CCGTTTGTGATTTTCATTTGGAGAATTGGCTTATTTGGAGGGGCAGATGCATTTGCGTTAATTGCATTAGCAGTAATTGCACCAATGGCCACATTTTCTGAAAATCCAGTAACACCATTTACAACATTATCAAATGCTGCAGTGCTGTTTATCTTACCATTTATCATTAACTTGATTAGAAATTTAGCAGCACTCATAAAACATGAAAATATTTTTGAGGGATTTGAAGAAACAGAATTTAAAAAAATTTGTGCAATGTTAATCGGATATAAAGCCAAAAACCCTAAATTTTGTTTTTCAATTGAAAAAATTGAAAAAGGTAAAAAAAAGATAAACCTTACAATCCATCATGCAGAAAACGAAGAATATTGTACAGAACCAAATACATGGATTACTCCAGGAATACCCTATCTGCTTCTAATTACAGGAGGATTCATTATACAGCTGTTACAAGGAGACATCATACTGAGTCTATTTATCAAATAATTCTTAAACATAATCAAAACTACGCCTAATCTTTGATCTGTAACACGTAATAACATACATTCGCTTATGTTACAAAAATTGTAATAATTCCTAATGACAGGTGAATCGCTTACGGAGATGTTTGAAGTAGATAGTCCATTAAATGAAATAAATAGATTGCTTGTAAATTATGATTTAACGCCAAATCAGGCTAAAGTATACATATTTCTAAGCAAATTAGGCATTAAAACAGCTTCAGAGATATCAAAATCTCTTAAAATTCCAAGAACAGAGACATATCATTTACTTAGTGTTCTACAACAAAAAGGGATTATTTTTTCAGTGTTTGGCAAACCAACAAAATTTAATGCTGTTGGAATTAGTGAATCCATTGCAATTTTAGTAAATAATCAAAAAAATAGAATCAGTGAATTAGAAACAGGAAAAGAAGACATTATAAAATTATGGAAGTTAATTCCAAAATATAGTGGAAATAAGGAAACACCAGAAGACAATAAATTTCAAACACTACAAGGAAGAAATTCAATTTTAGTAAAATTAGAACAAATGGTAAGAGAATCATCAGAAAATATACTAGTGTTAGGAACTGAATCTGATTTTAAAAGATTTCATCATACAAATTTTACAGACCTTCTTAAAAAAACAAAATCAAATCTCAAAATTCTTACAGACTATTCAAAAAAAGACATACATATCTTTGAAGATGTTCCTTTAAAAAAGATTAAAAGATTAGAGGACAA
This window encodes:
- a CDS encoding A24 family peptidase C-terminal domain-containing protein, whose translation is MNYDNIGIGLALVMLIVGSIIDIWKREIHDYFWMVFGSIGFLLVFINSDILPHLLYLGIALIIAPFVIFIWRIGLFGGADAFALIALAVIAPMATFSENPVTPFTTLSNAAVLFILPFIINLIRNLAALIKHENIFEGFEETEFKKICAMLIGYKAKNPKFCFSIEKIEKGKKKINLTIHHAENEEYCTEPNTWITPGIPYLLLITGGFIIQLLQGDIILSLFIK
- a CDS encoding TrmB family transcriptional regulator, whose product is MTGESLTEMFEVDSPLNEINRLLVNYDLTPNQAKVYIFLSKLGIKTASEISKSLKIPRTETYHLLSVLQQKGIIFSVFGKPTKFNAVGISESIAILVNNQKNRISELETGKEDIIKLWKLIPKYSGNKETPEDNKFQTLQGRNSILVKLEQMVRESSENILVLGTESDFKRFHHTNFTDLLKKTKSNLKILTDYSKKDIHIFEDVPLKKIKRLEDKNREDFCFIIKDDMEVIFFMNSLKLKDMMAIWTDSKTFVTTLRSLFSLIWKNAHYVDESDVESLLGSEITYEHRLREIEQEKIILNYLQKNFKLTEYKSGVKNE